The genomic DNA TGATCGTCGACCGGTTCGACCGCAAGTCGGTGATGATCTCGGCCGACGTCGTTCGCGCGTTCCTCGCCCTCGGGCTTCTCGCCGCCCGATCGGAAGAGACCATCTGGATCGCCTTCGTCCTGCTGGTGTTCATCTCCGGATTCTCGGCTTTCTTCGAGCCGGCGTCCTCGGCGGCGATGCCGAACGTCGTCGGGAAAGAAGACCTCGCGCGCGCCAACGTTCTCATGGGCTCGGCGTGGGGGACGATGCTCGTCGTCGGAGCCGCGCTCGGCGGCGTGGTGTCCTCGACGCTCGGCAACGACGCCGCATTCATCGCAGACGCCGCGTCGTTCGCGGTTTCCGCGATGCTCCTGCTTCGCGTTCGCACGAGCTTCCACGAGACGGAGCCGCGCCGCGACCACCGGGTGTCCATCGCCGCCGACGTTCGGGAGACCGTTCGCTTCGCCAAGCGAGAACGCCACGTCCTCGCCCTGTTGACGGTGAAGGCGGGCTTCGGACTGTCCGCCGGCGTCATCGGGCTCATCGCGGTGTTCGCGGTCAAGGTCTTCAAAGGCGGAGACGCAACCATCGGCCTCTTGATGAGCGCGCGCGGCGCGGGGGCCCTCACCGGGCCGTTCCTCTTCCGGCGGTGGGCGCGCGACCGGGACGATCGGCTCTTCTTCGGCCTGACCATCGCAGGACTTATCTTCGGCGCCGGGTACGCGATGTTCGCGATCGCGCCCACCGTCTGGCTCGCGGCAGTCGGCGCCTGTATCGCGCACATCGGCGGCGGATCAACGTGGACGCTGTCGACCTACGGCCTCCAACGCTGGACGCCGGACGCGATCCGCGGGCGCGTCTTCTCGTTCGACTACGGGCTCGTCACCCTGACGATCGCAGGTTCGGTGTTCGCCGCGGGCCTCATGGCCGATCGAGTGAATCCACGCGCCGTCGCGCTCGGCATCTCGGGCGTGGCGATCACGTGGGTGCTCGGCTGGACGGTATGGCGGCGCAGGCTGTTCCGGCGCTAGCCGGCGAGCGTGATCGGGTTGGTGATCGCCTCGAAAGCCGCGCCGCGCATCAGCTGCAGGCGATAGTCCCCGGTAGCGAAGCGGAGAACGTGAACGTCTGATCCGAGCGCAGGACGGGGAACGCCCGGTACGGCGACCCGTCCCGCAGCACCAGCAAGACGCGCGGCTGGATGCTCGCCGGCGCGTTGAACACCCGAGCATCGAACCGCGCGCCGGACGCCGCGAGCGCGTCTCCCATCATGACCGTCGCTCCCCCGCCCTTCGGCGTGGCGGTGAAGCGAAGATCGGGGCCGGTCGGCGAGAAGAACTTCACATACGCGTGGCCGGCGAGGACGCCCTCGCGGATCCCCTGCTCCGAGAGCTCCGGCGCGAAGACGACCGTGGTCGCCTCGCCGATCGGCGCTCGAAGGATGGAGCCGGGATCGGTGAGCGATGACTTCGCGCCGGCCTTGTGTGAGTCGCTCGAGCCGACCGCGGTCACGTCGAAGCCCATCTTGTGGATGTGGTCGAACCAGGCGAGCGCCAGAACGGTGAACGGGTTCGGCCCGATCTCGTTCCCTTCCGGCTCGGGCAAACCCGCCGGCCCGGTTTGGACCTCGAACGCGTCGACCTTGGACCAGTCAGTCTCGGCATCAGAGTAGGACCACGAACACCCGCGGCAGAAGCTCGCGAACGTCGGCACCTGTCCCGGGAAGATCGTCGGATGGTTCACCTGTGTCCAGCCGGTCGGTGAGGCATGCACGTCGTCGAAGATGCGGCCGGCCGGTTGCGCGTCGCGCACCTTGAGGAGCGATCCGTTCCCCTGCCGTTCGTAGATCGGGCCGGTGCGGTGGTCGACGTAGCGCAGACTCGCGTGGTTGTTGATGTGTCCGCGGTAGGTGATGACCTCGGACGATCGGACGATCAGCTTGCCGGGATGCTGCGGCTGGAAGTGTCCGATCTCGTCCCAGTGCCGGTCGGTCACGTAATCCGACAGCGTGATGAAGTCGAGACTCGCTTCGTTGAACGCGTAGTCGAAGACTTCGCTCATCGGCGCGTCGTTCGGGTTCGAGTGACGCCCGTGCACGTGGAAGTCTCCCGAGTACCATCCCGCGTTCGGGTTCACCGCCGCGTCGTCGTACGGCGCCGGTACCCACGGCTGGTCGGCGTCGGCGGGATCGGAGCCGGTGAAGATCTCGAGCCGCCACTCGACGGCATCGTTGAGGTCCCCTTCCGTCAGGCCGCCGATCGCTGCAAGCCCGATCTCTGCCGCCCAATCCCCCGCCGGGATCGGTCCCGGCTTGAATCCGACGGTGGTCGAGTCCTCGGGCGTGATGAGGACGTTCGGCCGGCTCGAGCCGCCCCAACCGCGGAACTCGTCCTCGTCGTAGAAGTTGTCTCCGCGGGTCTGGTAGAGGCCGAGATCGAGCGTGTGTTTCACCGAGTACGGCACGCCGGGCGCCGACAGCGGCAGTTCGGGCTGGGCGTAGCAGATCTTCACGCGGACGCTCGTCGAGCCGGCCGGAACCTCGAACGGCACGAGCACGTACGCACCCTCGAGTGACTTTTCGAACGTTCCGGTCACGACGCGGCCGGGCGCCCCGTCGTCGCCGGGACACGCGGGGACGGCCGCATGTCCGAGGGGAGGCGTCGCGAGCATCGCGAGCAACGAAGCGAGGGCGAACGCGATCCGGCGCATCCCTCGGACTTCGCCGCGGACCCTCAGCCGTCCTCCCGCGACAGATCCTCGAGCACGGCCATAGCGGCATTCCGACCCGGTGCACCCATCACGCCTCCGCCCGGATGAGCGCCGGCACCGCACAGATACACACCCCGCACCGGCGTTCTCGCGCCGCCGCCCCATCCGGGAACGGGTCGCTCTCCGAACAAGGCCCCGGGGAGGATCTCGCCGTGGAAGATGTTGCCGCCGGTCAAGCCGAATCGGTCCTCGAGATCCGGAGGCCCGAGCACCTCGCGCACGATGATCGATCCCGCGACGTTGGGCGCGTATCGAGCCAGTGTGGCGATCACCGCGTCGCCGGCCACTTCGCGCTGCTGCTCCCAGCTTCGGCGGTCGGATCGCGGTGCGTACTGCGCGAAGCACGAGACGACATGCACGCCGGGCGGTGCCAGCGAATCGTCGACGGCCGTCCCGCAGAACACCTCCATGAAGGGCTCCTCCGAGACGTCGCCGGCGTCGGCCTGCTCCCAAGCGCGCTGGAGGTAATCGATCGACGGACAGATCTCGACGGTCCCGCGATGCTGGGGGCCGACGCCGTCGTCCGCGAACCCGACGTAGCGGGGAAGCTCGCTCAGCGCGAGGTTCACCTTCACGACCGAGCCGCGCGTGTCGATCGCCTCGATGGCCCTCCGGACTCCGGGTTCGAGGGCATCCTCGGACAGGAGCGTCAGGAAGGTCCGCTTCGGGTCGGCGTTCGAGAGCACGGTTCGCGCGCGCACAACCTCGCCGCCGACGAGGCGCACGCCCTCGCCGGGAAGGATCTCCTCGACCGGAGCCGAGGTTCGGATCGTCGCGCCGGCTTCGGCGGCAGCCTCGGCGATGACGCGGGTGACGGACCCCATCCCACCGGCGACGTACCC from Actinomycetota bacterium includes the following:
- a CDS encoding MFS transporter, with translation MDPELHPQPPPAEASRAGGGTLGLFRRNPDFTKLYAAQLISFGGDWFTSVALLSLVLKTTGSATLAGLVLAAQTLPFAIASPFAGVIVDRFDRKSVMISADVVRAFLALGLLAARSEETIWIAFVLLVFISGFSAFFEPASSAAMPNVVGKEDLARANVLMGSAWGTMLVVGAALGGVVSSTLGNDAAFIADAASFAVSAMLLLRVRTSFHETEPRRDHRVSIAADVRETVRFAKRERHVLALLTVKAGFGLSAGVIGLIAVFAVKVFKGGDATIGLLMSARGAGALTGPFLFRRWARDRDDRLFFGLTIAGLIFGAGYAMFAIAPTVWLAAVGACIAHIGGGSTWTLSTYGLQRWTPDAIRGRVFSFDYGLVTLTIAGSVFAAGLMADRVNPRAVALGISGVAITWVLGWTVWRRRLFRR
- a CDS encoding CehA/McbA family metallohydrolase, which encodes MRRIAFALASLLAMLATPPLGHAAVPACPGDDGAPGRVVTGTFEKSLEGAYVLVPFEVPAGSTSVRVKICYAQPELPLSAPGVPYSVKHTLDLGLYQTRGDNFYDEDEFRGWGGSSRPNVLITPEDSTTVGFKPGPIPAGDWAAEIGLAAIGGLTEGDLNDAVEWRLEIFTGSDPADADQPWVPAPYDDAAVNPNAGWYSGDFHVHGRHSNPNDAPMSEVFDYAFNEASLDFITLSDYVTDRHWDEIGHFQPQHPGKLIVRSSEVITYRGHINNHASLRYVDHRTGPIYERQGNGSLLKVRDAQPAGRIFDDVHASPTGWTQVNHPTIFPGQVPTFASFCRGCSWSYSDAETDWSKVDAFEVQTGPAGLPEPEGNEIGPNPFTVLALAWFDHIHKMGFDVTAVGSSDSHKAGAKSSLTDPGSILRAPIGEATTVVFAPELSEQGIREGVLAGHAYVKFFSPTGPDLRFTATPKGGGATVMMGDALAASGARFDARVFNAPASIQPRVLLVLRDGSPYRAFPVLRSDQTFTFSASLPGTIACS
- a CDS encoding NAD(P)/FAD-dependent oxidoreductase; its protein translation is MPPTVSLDAVVVGAGHNGLVAAAYLARAGRAVTVLERREIVGGACVTEEIAPGIRTSSGAYSLSLLLPEIWQELELARRGLRVIPKDPQLFIPLLDGGHLFIWRDPQRTHEELEKFSSGEADGYRRFNAFWDEAVALLRPWLLREAPSLAEVRTQAQRSGQGEIFRLAVEASAAEVVERFFSTDAMRGALVSQGVIGTASSPRDPGTAYVMAHHLLGGVDGIDGTWGYVAGGMGSVTRVIAEAAAEAGATIRTSAPVEEILPGEGVRLVGGEVVRARTVLSNADPKRTFLTLLSEDALEPGVRRAIEAIDTRGSVVKVNLALSELPRYVGFADDGVGPQHRGTVEICPSIDYLQRAWEQADAGDVSEEPFMEVFCGTAVDDSLAPPGVHVVSCFAQYAPRSDRRSWEQQREVAGDAVIATLARYAPNVAGSIIVREVLGPPDLEDRFGLTGGNIFHGEILPGALFGERPVPGWGGGARTPVRGVYLCGAGAHPGGGVMGAPGRNAAMAVLEDLSREDG